The Pristiophorus japonicus isolate sPriJap1 chromosome 8, sPriJap1.hap1, whole genome shotgun sequence genomic sequence gccgtagccctcctgcagcagcacataatgctccctgcagtggcatgccgccgcacgctgctccctctaatggccccggcctgctgatggtcttgcaggccaggaccgcgccgggccaccgcacgttgctccctccaatggcccaggCCCGCAAGATATACTTGTAGCTAGTCATTGTCTGGCGTAAATATTACTTCCACCTatgttacttatcagcccaagcctgaatgccgttcaagtcttgctgcatgcggacacggactgtctggggctcttttctccagaaaagagaagactgagcgaTGACCTTATAGAAGTCTTTCAAAGTATgagaggatttgatagggtagagctGGAGAAAATGTTTTCACTTGCGGATGATACCAGAACTAGGGGTTATAAATATTAGAGAGTccctaataaatctaatagggaattcaggagaaacttctttagccaggggatggttagaatgtggaactcactaccacagggtgtagttgagatgaatagcatcgatgcattcaaggggagctagataagcacatgagggaccaaggaatagaacgatatgctgatagggttaaatgaagagggatgggaggaggctcgtgtggcacataaacactggcatggaactGTTGGGccaaatgcctgtttctgtgctgtaaatactttgtaacgcAGTGCAGATGAAGgcttgaacctgggaccttctggtctAGAGGGCTGGGTTGCCATTTTCAGGACTCTGTGTTTGACAAACCTGTTCTTATTTGTTATCAAATACTGaaattatttgattaaattatagTCAATGTTGCCTCGGAGtagaagattgtgtgttcaagccccattccagtgaTTTGGGCACATAAACCAGGCTACcatttcagtacagtactgaggaagtgctgtactgttgaaggtgccgtctttcggatgagatgttaaaccaagtccctgcctgccctctcaggtagatgtaaaagattctcatcatcataggcaatccctcggaatcgaggaagacttgcttccactcttaaaatgagtttaggtggttgaatagtccaatacgagaaccacggtctctgtcacaggtgggacagatagtcattgagggaaggggtgggtgggactggtttgccgcacactcgttccgctgcctgtgcttgatttctgcatgctctcggtgatgagactcgaggtgctcagcgccctcttggatgcacttcctccacttagggcgttctttggccaaggactcctaggtgtcagtggggatgttgcactttatcagggaggctttgagaatgtccttgtaacgtttcctctgcccacctttggctcgtttgccatgaaggagttcagagtagagcgcttgctttgggagtctcgtgtctgacatgcgaacaatgtggcctgcccagcggaactgatcaagtgtggtcagtacttcaatgctggggatgttggcgcgtCTGTGCTCCtagggaagattcctctgtagttgcagcagtcggacttccatggcactattcaaagaagtgcTGGGGAGctctctcctggccaatatttatcactcaaccaaaatTACTGCAACatatcatctggtcatttatctcattgctgtttgtgggaccttgctgtgtacaaattggcttccgtgtttcctacattgcaacagtgactacacttccaaaatacttcattgactttaaagcaccttgggatatcttgaggtcatgaaaggtgctgtttaCAATCAGGTTCTCTCTTTAATTTTTAACACTCAATATTCAAGTTTAGATGAAATCATTAAAGATAACGTGTTTCTTGATGAAAACGGCAAAAGTATTCAAAGGGTTAATAACAGGAAATCTGTGAGATATTTTCATTGCAACACACAGGCGTTGTCCACAGCAGGGCTGGGGGGTGTAGAACTGAGGTTAAGCTTAAAATGAATGTGACCGACTGCAAACCAGCACCTTTCAGAGTGGGAGACACACAGGCATACAAACAAAACAACTCTCAGTCCAAAAGAGACCGAACCCGCTGCAGATACAAAGCAAGCTGAAGAAAGAGTGCGCGTGGCCAGGGCAGAGATCAATGAGAGCTTGAAAGGGTTGGGCTCACTCGGCGCACCAGCACGTTGTCTGATTTTCCCGGACTCCGGAACCATTGTTGAGCAGCCGCACGTTGCTCCCCGTGCGGGGATCGGTGTGACGCTGGCGGAGTGAAGGCGGGATGCACCGGTGAtggagctggggggagagagtgtgagggagagcgaggagccggcgggagagggagagagcgaggagccggcgggagagggagaggagcggcCCGAGGGGGTTGTGCATCATCCCAAGGTACAGAGAGAGGCGTGGCTGGGTGGGACTGGGCTCGGGCTCTGGGCTGTGCACCACTTGCCTGCAGACCCCACCATCatgggcagttcctcggaatcgaggaagacttgcttccactccaaatatgagttctttggtggctgaacagtccaacacgagagcctcagtccctgtcacaggtgggacagatagtcgtcgggggaaggggtgggtgggactgatttaccacacgctctttccgctgcctgcgcctgacctcttcatgctctcggcattgaggttccaggtgcactttctccactttgggcggtcttcggtcagggactcccaggtgtcagtggtgatgtcgcattttatcagggaggctttgaaggtgtccttgtaacgtttccgctgcccacctttggcacgtttgtcgtgaaggagctcccgCATCGAACAATTGCTTAggaagcctcgtgtctggcatgcggactaagtggcctgcccaacgaagctgatcgagtgtggtcaatgcttcgatactggatatgttagcctgggcaaggacactgatgttggtgcgtctgtcctcataggggatttgcaggatcttgcggagacatcattggtgatatatctccagcaacttgatgtgtcttctgtaagttgtccatgcctcagatccatacaggagggcaggaattagcaccaccaccaccaaccaCAACCCCAGcacaacaaacaacaacaacttgtatttatatagcgccttaaggggtcgcccatttaaaactgagatgaggaggaatttcttctctgaggtttgtaaatctatggaattctctgccccagagagctgtggaggctgggtcattgaatatatttaaggtggagatggacagagttttgagtgataagggaatcaagagttatgaggagagggcagggaaatggggcggagtccatgatccgatcagccatgatcttattgaatggcggagcatgctcgagggaccaggtggcctactcctgctcctacttcttatatttAAAGTACTGAAacggcccaaagtgcttcacaggagtattatgaagtaaacatttgacaccgagccacgcaaggagaaattggggcaggtgaccaaaagcttggtcaaagagggagattttaaggagtgtcttgaaggaggaaagagaggtggagcggtttaggcagggagttccagagcttggggcccagacaacagaaggcacggccaccaatggttgagtgattctaATCAGGGACactccagagggcagaattagaggagcgcagatatctcgaaggttgtggggctggaggagattacagagatagaagggggaggccatgaagggatttgaaaacaaggatgagaattttgaaatcgaggcgttgcttaaccggatgccaatgtaggtcagcgagcacattggtgatggctgagtgggagttgttgcgagttaggacaagggcagatgagttttggatcacctttagtttacttagggtggaatgtgggacgccagccaggagtgcgttggaatagtcaagtctagaggttacaaagacatggatgagagcttcagcagcagatgagctaagacaagggcggagacgggtgatgttatcgaGGTGGAaaaaagcggtcttagttatgctgcggatatgtggtcaaaagctaatttcagggtcaaatgtgacgtcTCAAAAcatttcgcagccaatgaagtacttttgaagtgtagtcacttgcaaTCTCGGAAACACAGCAgaaaatttatgcacagcaagctcctacagacaggttgagggataaatattgtccaggacaccagggctaaatcccctgctcttcttcaaataccaccatgggattttttatgtccacccgagagggcagacggggtctcggcttaacgtctcatccgaaggacagcacctccgacagtgcagcgcttcttcAGCCTTGCATTGGGAGagtccagcctagattttgtgctctagtctctggagtgggacttgaacccacaaccttctgactcggaggtgagtgtgctgccaccCCGTGTAGTTGATACTAGGATAATGGAGCTTCTGCCACCCCACTGGAGGTCAGAGAGAAGCAGATATGCTCGGAAAGTGTCAGCcagggttcagtgggtagcactcccatctctcagtcagaaggttgtgagacttgagcaccaaatccaggctgtcactgttgtaatgtaggaaatgcaacagccaatccatcccacaaaccacaatgtgacgatgaccagataatatgtttttttagcgatgttggttgagagataaatattggttaggacactggggtgaactccctTGCTTTTTGAaattatgccatgggatcttttcatactcctgagagggcagactctgtgtacagtctcatccaaAGGACGTCACCTCCAACAACGCAACACTCCCTTAGTATTGCAGCAGTGTaatcctagaattttgtgctcaagtctctggagtggggcagtCAGTGATCCCACTCACACTAAGGCTGAAATACCCATCACCCTATCCATGTTCCAGAGAATGaacattaatattttcatcttcgccaccagtgtcagctgtggcactcttgcctctgagtcagaaggttgtgggttcaagtcgcactccaggggcttgagcacaaaaagctaggctgacactccagtgcagtgctgagggagcgttgcactgttggaggtgctgtctttcggatgagatgttaaaacgaggccccgtctgctctctcaagtggccgtaaaagatcccatggcactattttgaagaagagcagaggagctatccctggtgtcctggccaatatttatccctcaatcaacatgacaaaaactgattatctggtcattatcacattgctgtttgtgggagcatgcttgtgtgcaaattggctgctgcgtttcctaccattacaacagtaactacactccaaaagtacatcattgactgtaaagcgctttgagacatccggtggtcgtgaaaggcgctctataaatgcaagtctttttttttctttttcaaatccctccgtgcctCACCCATTCCTGGGTCCCTGTGTGCACTCTCGGCTTCTCTGACACTTCCCCATTTAATGTTTCCTGCTCATCAGCCGCTGTATGCCAGCTTACTGGAATGTAGCATGTGTTATATAACTCTCCTCATCTTGTGTTGCTGAATTTATATATACTCTATAACCTAATGGCCAGTTTATTTAATGCAGAAGAGTCATTGTAAAACAGTGTATGCATCCTTCATGATACATCGAATCATagtcatacagcatagaaggaggccattcggcccatcatgcccatgcTGACTCTTAGAAAGAACTATTCAATTAGTCCTACTCttttcccatagtcctgcaaatgtttccccatcaagtattttatccaaatccctttcaaAAGTTACAATTGAATTTGTGTCCACCATCCTTTCGGACAGTGCACTGCAGATCAGATCAActtgctgtgtttaaaaaaaaaaaaaatcttcatttcccctctggttcttttgccaattaccttaaatttttGTCCTTTTTGAAACATATATATATGCTCCCTCCTGAGCTATCTTTCAATGTAATTAGATCCTTGAAAACAATTGCTCAGATTTTACGTGGCACGACACAACCATGAAGACCATCTAGCTTACTTACTCTGCTGGCTGTAGAACGACCAGCTGAATGCGGGAAGTCCCACAAAAATCCACAATGGGCCATCAAACGGGACATGTATCTGGTCCACACTCACGGATAACACACGTCTTCACATCAGATACAGCTGTCAGTCAAAGAATCACGATCTCCGTATGTTTGATTCTTTTGACTTGTGCCAGCTGAACTGAACAACGTGTCAGAACTAAAAAAACATTGACCTCCGAGCTTCTTTCACTCGACTGCCATTCTTAATCAATTACAGAGGAAATCTGCCCCCAGTTTAAAAATAACTAATAATTGGAAGGCTAACAAAGATAATAAAACAGGTGGAACCCAGCGTCTCTGCATTTAATTAACATTAGCATATTAAAACCATCGTTTGTATCAACAGGATCCAGTCACAGACTCAGTAATGCATATGCATTTCTCTCTTCAGAATACGTGAGAGGAAACATGTCTGGGTTTCACACTGTGTGCATTCGACAGGCTGGCCATTTTCTGTGTGAATTTTGTGCTAATCCCGTGTGCTGTCACTAGTAGTATGGAATTCAAATCAATAATACAGGCACACAAGTGCTGTATCGGTGTAAGTGGCTAAGAAGTGACTTAGATCCCGCATTGAATTGAGGTCCTGCATTGTTTTGGTCACCATACATGCAGATCTTTCAAaaaggaaacagatttaaggtcattggcaacagtaccagaggggagatgagtttTTTTTATGCAGCAAATTATGATCTAGAATGGACTGCCTGgtggagatgtggaccatatacagcagacacctcaaagcgcaggagaagtaccatcagcgttgcctccgcaagatcctgcaaatccactggtaggatagacgcaccaacgtcagcattctcgctcagaccagcatcgaaacactgaccacactcgaccagctccgttggaggggccacatcgtccgcatgcccgacacgagactccctaagcaagcgctctactcggaactcctacacggcaagcgagccccaggtgggcagatggaacgtttcaaggacatcctcaaagcctccttgataaagtgcaacatccccaccgacacctgggaatccctggctcaagaccggccaaagttgaggaagagcatccgggagggcgctgagcaccttgagtctcgtcgccgatagcatgcagaaaccaagagcagacagcgaaagactctccacccaccttttccttcaaccactgtctgccccacctgtgacagagactaattcctgcattggactgtacaaccacctgagaactcacttttagagtggaagcaagtcttcctcgatttcgagggactgcctatgatgatgatgatgatgttgatataGATGCCCTGGAGAAGGTCCAGACGAGAGCAACCTACATGGTACCCAACCCTGGGGTTCTTAGTTATCAGGATAGGAAATCTGAGTACTTTTGTTACAGAAGCACAGCCTTTGAAGGGATATGATTGAGATGCTTAAAATGACAACGAGGTCAGAGACTGTCCAGTTAGATAGGTTAtttgagatggataagaatggttGGATTGGGGACTTTGTATCAAATCTTTGTATAAAGACTTTAATTGTTTTTTTTGGGAAATATTTCTTTTCATGGAGAATTGTCACCCTCTGGAACAGATTACCAAAGAATGCAGTGAGTATGGATTCACTGTAGCCCTTCAAAAGGGAGCTGCACATTTTCCTGAGGTAAGAGTACACTTTCAGTTATATTAGgtgagattccgagggactgcctatgatgatgaggtggaaTTAGAAGGATTTCATGGGTTATTGGTCGCCTAGAGGTTTGCATGATTGCCTTACGGAGTTGGAGAGGAATTTGTAAATTTTTCCAAAATCAACCTTGGGTTtttctgctttaaaaaaaatgtccCTGTCCCAGGAGATTGTGTGACTCGAAGGTGGATCCATGGTGTATGTAGCTGCATCATGTCTGGTTGGGGTGTGGTTGATGTATCTGATCTTTGTCCTTTGTCCTTTGTCCTTTTTGTATATATATGCTTCTATAATTTTTATTCATGTTTTTATTTTCAGTATACAGAGATGATGGCTTTAGATGTTGGAGAGAGTGCACAAGTATATACTGCATTTCTGGTATTCCTTGACCTTCTGGAAGGTAAGATCATGAATCTAGAATATTCTTGTGACTTTTTCAAGGTAATTTGCTGTCACTGACTGGCTCTCCCAGACTCACTGAACATTGCTGACCTCTGGCAAGCCAATCTTTTACACGAGTATAGGTAGTGAGTATCGGAGGACCATTCGACAGTAAGGGGCATGAGAGGAAAGTTTAGAGCAGCACTGACCATAGGGGTAACGATAAAATAGAGGCGAGAAAGATTgcgatggaaagaaagaaagactagcatttatatagcgcctttcacgaccactggacatctcaaagaactttacagccaatgaagtacttttggagcgtagtcactgttgtaatgtaggaaacgcagcagccaatttgcgcacagcaaactcccaaaaacagcaatgtgataatgaccagataatctgtttttgttatgttgattgaaggataaatattggccaggacaccaaggataattcccctgcccttcttcgaaatagtgtcatgggatcttttacatccacctgagagggtcgaCGGGGCCTTggtataatgtctcatctgaaagacggcacctctgacagtgcagcactccctcactggagtgtcagcgtagatttatgtgctccagtctctggagcggaacttgaacccacatccttctgactcagagacgagtgtgctacccactgagccacagctgacactcaggaAAGGAAGAGGTTGGAGGCTGGAGTTGAGGGACCAAGGTCTATTGGCCAACAAGCTTTTTATTGTATCCAGTCCAGGAATGTAAAAGTGGGGTTAATAAGAATTTCCCGGGTTTTCTAAAGTGCAGGGTGAAACCTCCTCTACTCTTGCTCGCAACAATGCATTGTATCCTTACCTTCAGAAGGCCATCCTCAACTGCACCTGTAATTTTTATTTCCCTTTCTCACACCAGCTGTTAGGCTTTTCTGAGTGAGGTTGTTAATTACTACCACATTATGCACAGTTCTGTGCTGTTGCCATGTTGGCATTGGAAACAGGATTGATACGGCCCACTCTCACTTCAGTGGGAGCCTTGCATCTGACCGACAGGAACCTATGCCTCATTGGTTTGTCCTGGATTTGAACTCCTGGTGATAAGACCTTATTCTGACCCATCGTGCCATCCAGTTATTTTTTGGCGAACGGCGCAGAAATTCAACAGATCAACAATAAAGCACATTCACATAGTGTCTTTAACGAAAAAAACCATCCCGACGTGcctcacagaagcgtaatcagacacAATGGATGCCgagccaacatcctgggggtcaccagtgaccagaaacttaactggaccagccacaaaaatactgtggcaacaagagcaggtcagaggctgggtattctgcggcgaatgtctcaactcctgtctctccatgcctttccaccatctacaaggcctttcatgaccacagggtgtctcaaagcacttcacgaccaatgaagtactttttgaagagtgtGATGGAGCACTCTCtatttgcctgaatgagtgcagctccaacaacactcaagaagcttgataccatccaggacaaagcagcctgcttgatctgcACCCCaaacaccaccttaaatattcaccccctcgaccactggcgcaccatggctgcagtgtgtaccgtctacaagatgcactgcagcaactcgccaaggcttcttcggcagcacctcccaaacccatgacttctaccacctagaaggacaagggcagcagatgcatgggaacaccatcacctccaagatcccctccaagtcacacaccacccttacTTGGAaaaatattgccgttccttcaccaTCACTGAgttaaaatcctgcaactccctccctaacagctctgggagttccttcaccacaaggactgcagcagttcaagaaggaggcttaccaccaccttctcaagggcaactagggatgggtaattaatgctggccttgccagcgacgttgaCATCCCATGAGCTAATAACAAAAAgaggggtgaccaaaagtttggtaaaAGAGGTGGATTTAAGAATGGTCTTGAAGGAAGAGCGTGAATGGAGatgcggagagctttagggagggaattcgagtgTGAGGTCGAGATGGCTGAATGTGCAAGTGCCAACGGTGGGGAAAAGGGTGGTGGATCATATTTGAAAATCCATAATGTTTAGTGATTTTTGTGCTATGaggcatgtaaaaaaaaaaattctgtaaaTTTGTTCATAGTTAACAAACCAGATTTGGTTAGGGAACTGTAGACATGGGCTCCTGTGTGACTTTCTTCTCTCTTCTACAAATTCTAGCTAAGTCCCTGTGATTTAAAACAAGATAGTTTTTGTACTTCACAAGGTACTTTTTCCGGTAGCACTTTTTCAAACCCACAGATTTGACTATATGGCTGCTATCCATATGCTTTGCTTTACAAtctggagacagacaaaaagcaaaagtactgcagatgctgtaaACCTGAAACCCTtaatcagaactggaagatattacTGATGATCAACATTTACAAAGAAGCAAAACAAAAGGAAGTGGGAGGGAACATAGATACATACACACAAAAGAAGAAATAGAATGACCTGTAAAGTGCATGACTGGAAAACAGGTAATGATTAAATGACAGACATGATATTGGCATGAAATACTAGGAGGCATAATGGGAGAAATTAAAGGCATTTAGGAGATGGAGGTGTGAATAACTCAGAACGTGGGGCTTCTGGTAATGGAAGAGTGAAAAACTGGCAAAGTGGAGAAAGCTTCAGCGGCCCATGATCTTGGGAGAAGGAAAAAAACAAGCAGGCCGacaccaaagaaagaaagacttgcatttatatagtgcctttcatgaccacaggatgtctctAAGCACTTTacgaccaatgaagtacattttgaagtgtagtcaatgttgttatAGAAACATGGCAACCCGTTTGCCTGCaacaaggtcacacaaacagcaatgtgataatgaccagacaatgtcattattgcaaaggtgatggagtataaaagcagctatataagatattgatgaggccactcctggaatactgcgtgtagttttggtttccatatgtaagaaaggatatacttgctttggaggcagtcagagaagattcactaggttgattccggggatgagggggttgacttatgaggaaaggttgggcctctactcattggagttcagaagaatgagagatgatcttatcgaaacttataaggttatgagggggcttgacaaggtggatgcagagaggatgtttccactgatcggggagactagaactagagggcatgatcttagaataaggggccgcccatttaaaacagagatgaggagaaatttcttctctgagggttgtaaatttgtggaattcgctgcctcagagagctgtggaagctgggaaattgaatacatttaagacagaaatagacagtttcttaaacgataagagaataaggagttatggggagcgggcggagatgggagctgagtccacgatcagatcagccatgatattattgaatggtggagcaggcgcgaggggccgtatggcctactcctgcccctatttcttatgttcttatataatctgttttagtgatgttgatttgagagataaatattggccaggccactggggagaactcccctgcttttctttgaaatagtgccatgggatcttttacctccacctgagagggcagataggcctcgttttaacatctcgtccaaaagatgacacctccgacagtgcagcactccttcagtacctagatttttgtgctcaagtctctggagtgggattttaacccacaaccttctgattccgaggcgaaagtgataccaactgagccacggctgacaccaagaGTGCAGATCAGCATTGTGTTCCAATGGAGGAAGGATCCTTACCCCAAACACCAGCCCGTCCTGCCATTTCCCCTTCCATTTTGGATACACTAACGCATCCAGCCTGCTGAAGAGAAAGTGGGAGCTATTGATAAGGCCTGAAGTTATTCGTCAATATTAAAATGGAAAGACAAGGcgcagttccttgagcttgcttgaccttcattggaatagtgtagaAAGCCAAATTCAGAGAGGTCATAGTGGGACTGAGACGGGGAATTGAAGTGGCTCAGTGTTATTCAGTTCAATGCATGGAAAATTGTGCATTCCTAATATATCATCTTGTTGCATGTCGCTATGCACCTGGAATGTTAAATTGTAACTATTGAGATTATTTCACACCTCGTCTACCAAAGGCGCTTTAAAGTAACAGTACCGTCAAGAGGTGCACACAGTAAAAGAGCTATGTAATGTTGTAACTTCAAATTAATGCACGTCTGTATTTTATAAAAATCAGCTCTTCGTGATAGTTTATACATTCTATGGGTGGAGTATTCATTGTTCTAGCTGtcactgtataagaacataagaaataggagcaggagtaggccacctggccccgccattcaataagatcatggctgatctaatcttggcctcaactccacttccctactcgctctccatatcccttgacgcccttatcattcaaaaatatatctctctcctccttaaatatattcaatgacccagcctgcacagctctctggggtagagaattccaaagattcacgacccgctgagagaagaaattcctcctcatttctgttttaaatgggcgacctcttattctgaaactatgcgccctagttctagattcccccacgagggaaaatatcctctctgcatctaccctgtcaagccccctcagaatcttatatgtttcaataagattcttctaaactccaatgattataggcccaagttGCTCAACCCTTCttaataagacaaccctttcatctcaggaatcaactcatgaaccttctctgaactgcctccaatacaactatatccctccttaaataaggagaccaaaactggacgccgtactccaggtgtggtctcaccaatggcctgtacaattgaagcaggacttcccaactttgatactccatcccccttgcaataaaggctaacattccacttGCTTGacgaattacttgctgtatctgttatatatgtaaatctgtatatacct encodes the following:
- the tsen15 gene encoding tRNA-splicing endonuclease subunit Sen15 — translated: MELGGESVRESEEPAGEGESEEPAGEGEERPEGVVHHPKNCHPLEQITKECSEYGFTVALQKGAAHFPEYTEMMALDVGESAQVYTAFLVFLDLLEGLEESWSVSVTKLKRSSPWPSLTQTLQ